From the genome of Vigna angularis cultivar LongXiaoDou No.4 chromosome 11, ASM1680809v1, whole genome shotgun sequence, one region includes:
- the LOC108333021 gene encoding gibberellin 2-beta-dioxygenase 1, translating into MMSPISKSDIESCFSIFFNAPTKFLGINRPNPMIFLTTQTFFKFSLSFRSFIDYPKPLHSHLLLPPISHSKQNCMASTFSSTIPIVDLSKPDAKTLIVNACEEFGFFKVINHGVPMEVISQLETEALEFFSLPLNEKEKAGSPNPFGYGSKRIGPNGDVGWVEYLLLNTNQEHDFSLYGKNHEKFRCLLNSYMSSVRKMACDILELMAEGLKIQQKNVFSKLLRDKESDSVFRVNHYPACPELAVNGENMIGFGEHTDPQIISLLRSNNTSGLQIYLRDGSWISVPPDHNSFFINVGDSLQVMTNGRFRSVRHRVLANGFKSRLSMIYFGGPPLSEKITSFPSLMKGKESLYKEFTWFEYKNLTYGSRLADNRLGHFERIAAS; encoded by the exons ATGATGTCtccaatttcaaaatctgaCATTGAATCAtgtttctctatctttttcaaTGCCCCCACCAAGTTTTTGGGTATAAATAGACCAAACCCAATGATTTTTCTCACAACTCAAACCTTCTTCAagttctctctctcttttcgcTCTTTCATTGACTATCCGAAGCCTCTTCATTCTCACCTTCTTCTCCCTCCAATTTCGCACTCAAAGCAGAACTGCATGGCATCCACATTCTCTTCCACAATTCCCATAGTCGACCTTTCCAAACCTGATGCAAAGACCCTCATTGTGAATGCTTGTGAGGAGTTTGGATTCTTCAAAGTCATCAACCATGGAGTTCCCATGGAAGTTATATCCCAATTGGAAACTGAGGCCCTCGAGTTCTTCTCTTTGCCActcaatgaaaaagaaaaagcaggGTCTCCTAATCCATTTGGGTATGGTAGCAAGAGGATTGGACCCAATGGTGATGTTGGTTGGGTTGAGTATCTTCTTCTAAACACCAATCAAGAACATGATTTTTCTCTCTATGGTAAAAATCACGAGAAATTCAG GTGTCTGTTGAACAGCTACATGTCTTCTGTGAGGAAAATGGCTTGTGATATTCTTGAGCTGATGGCAGAAGGGCTGAAGATTCAGCAGAAGAATGTGTTCAGCAAGCTTCTGAGGGATAAAGAAAGTGACTCTGTTTTCAGGGTGAATCATTATCCTGCTTGCCCTGAACTTGCTGTGAATGGTGAGAACATGATTGGATTTGGAGAACACACAGACCCACAAATCATATCTCTGCTTAGGTCTAACAACACTTCAGGCCTTCAAATTTATCTCAGAGATGGAAGCTGGATTTCAGTCCCACCCGATCACAACTCCTTCTTCATCAATGTTGGAGATTCTCTTCAG GTTATGACTAATGGACGGTTTCGGAGTGTGAGACACAGGGTTTTGGCAAATGGATTCAAGTCCAGGCTCTCCATGATTTACTTTGGAGGTCCACCTTTGAGTGAGAAAATAACATCATTTCCCTCTCTcatgaaaggaaaagaaagccTATACAAAGAGTTTACGTGGTTCGAGTACAAGAATTTAACCTATGGCTCAAGATTGGCTGACAATAGGCTTGGACATTTTGAGAGAATTGCAGCTTCATAA